Genomic DNA from Paenibacillus donghaensis:
CCCACCACCAGGTAATGGCTGCCCTGGCGGATCGCTTGTCCCGGGGTCATCACCCGTGACTGGTCGCCAAGCGCGGCGCCTGCCGGGCGGATGCCCGGGGTCACCGTGCAGAAGTCCGGGCCGCAGGCCGCTGCGACAGCCGCCGACTCCTGCGGCGAAGCCACCACGCCGGCCAGTCCGGCCGCCGCCGCCAGCTTGGCGTAGCGGACCACCGTGTCCGCTACCTCGCCGGCAATGCCGATCTCGCCGTTCATCACATCCCGGCTCGTGCTGGTCAGCTGGGTCACCGCAATAATCTGCGGCATCCGCAGAGCTGCGTCGCTGGCTACCGCAGCCGCAGCTCCCGCTACCGCCGCCTCCATCATCGCCGTGCCTCCGGCGGCATGCACGTTGAACATATCCGCGCCGAGCCGGGTCAGACTCTCTGCGCCGCCTTTGACTGTGTTGGGGATATCATGCATTTTGACATCCAGAAAGACAGCATAGCCGCTGGCCTTCAGCTCTCTGATAAACTCCGGTCCAGCTGCATAGAACAGCTGCATGCCGACCTTCATGTAGCAGGAGATGCCCGCCAGCTGCTTCATCAGCACCCTTGCCTGTGCAACGTCGGGATAATCCAGGGCAACCATCAGCCGCCGCGCCATGCTCTCCTGATGGGCGCTCAGCGCCTGGATGCCTGCCACCTGTTGTCCTTCTGCTTGTGCCATTGCCTTAACACTCCTGTCCTCTGCGGACCTGCCGCATGTAATGGATAAACCTCCGGGCATAGCGGGACGGTCTGCGAATGCACGCAAACCGTCTTTGATTGTCACCCTATAGTTGCTGCTGCCCTAACTTCCCTTACTGTCCGATAAAAGCAGGCATCGACTCCGAGGAGAAGTTGATCGTCTGCAGCATGATGAGCAGCGCAGTAACCGTGTCCAGCGAGGTCATGCAGACCACGCCGTTCTCGACCGCCTCGCGGCGGATGCGGAAGCCGTCACGCTCCGGTGTTTTGCCTTTGGTCAGCGTGTTGAAGACAAAGTTCGCCTGGCCGCTGCGGATCAGATCCAGAATCGTTGGCTCGCCTTCATCCAGCTTGTTGACGTTCATTACATTCAGGCCTGCTTCTTCCAGCGCACTGGCTGTACCGCCGGTGGCGATGATCTTGTAGCCCATGGCGTGGAAGCCTCTCATCAGCTGCACAGCTTCTGCTTTGTCCTTGTCCGCTACCGTCACAATGATCGCGCCGGTTGCCGGGATTTTCATACCTGCTCCGATCAGACCTTTATATAAGGCCTTCGCATACAGCTTGTCGCGGCCCATCACCTCACCGGTGGACTTCATTTCTGGTCCCAGAGTTGGTTCTACACGGCGCAGCTTGGCAAAAGAGAACACCGGCACTTTTACCGATACGTAGTCGCTTTCCGGCCACAGCCCTTCCGTGTACCCGTCATCCTTCAGCTTGCTGCCGAGAATGATTTTGGTCGCCAGATGGGCCATAGGAATGCCGGTCACCTTGCTGAGGAATGGAACTGTACGCGAGGAACGCGGGTTCACTTCAATGACATAAACCTCGTTCTGGTAAATAACGAACTGGATGTTGAGCAGTCCAATCGTCTTGAGTTCCTTGGCAATGCGGATCGTAATGTCAGCGATCTGCTGCTTCAGGCCTTCATCCAGATATTGCGGCGGATACACAGCGATCGAGTCACCGGAGTGAACGCCTGCACGCTCCACATGCTCCATGATGCCCGGAATGACAACCGTATCTCCGTCGCAGATGGCATCTACCTCAACCTCTTTACCCAGCATGTAACGGTCGATCAGCACCGGATGCTCCGGATTGACCTTCACCGCTTCCACCATGTAGCTCAGCAGTTCTGTATCGTTATAGACAATTTCCATCGCGCGTCCGCCAAGCACATAGGAAGGACGGACCAGTACTGGATAACCGAGCGCTTGCGCGGTTTCCACAGCCTGATCGATATTGATAACCGTCTTGCCCTTAGGTTGGGCAATGTTCAGGCGGCTCAGCAGCGCTTCGAACTTCTTGCGGTTCTCGGCTTCGTCGATGCTCGCAAGGCTGGTGCCAAGAATGTTCACACCGGCGGCGCTCAGCGGCGCTGCGAGGTTAATCGCCGTCTGTCCGCCGAACTGGACGATCACGCCAATCGGGTTCTCCTGGGCGATAACGTTCATTACGTCCTCGAAGAACAACGGCTCGAAATACAGCCGGTCCGAGGTATTGAAGTCGGTAGATACCGTCTCCGGGTTGTTGTTGATAATTACTGCTTCGTAGCCCGCTTTCTGGATCGCCCAGACCGCATGCACGGTAGAATAATCGAACTCAATGCCTTGGCCGATCCGAATTGGACCGGAGCCAAGCACAATCACCTTCTGCTTGTCGGAATGAATGACTTCATTCTCCGTCTCATAGGTGGAGTAATAATATGGGGTGGAGGCTTCGAATTCAGCCGCGCAGGTATCGACCATTTTGAAGACTGGAACCAGTCCCTGCTGCAGCCGGAACACACGCACCTCGGACTCCTTGGTCAGCTCGCCCGCAGGGTTGCCTTCGGCGCGGATCTCGGCAATCGCCTTATCCGTGAAGCCCTTGCGCTTCGCCTGGTACAACGTCTCCGGTGTCAGACTGGCTTCGCCGCGGATAACCTCCTCGAAGCTGACCAGTCCTTCAATCTTGGACAGGAACCACCAGTCAATGTTCGTCATGTCCTGGATCTCCTGAAGCGTCATGCCGCGGCGGAATGCTTCGGCGATCAGGAACAGCCGCTCATCATCGGCCTTGGCCAGCCGTGCATGCAGCACGCTGTCCTCCAGGCTCTCCGCACCCGGCAGGCGGAAGCGGTGTACGCCGATCTCCAGGGAACGAATCGCTTTATGAATCGATTCCTCGAAGGTACGGCCAATCGCCATTACCTCACCGGTCGCCTTCATCTGGGTGCCCAGCTTGCGGTTCGCATGGGTGAACTTGTCGAACGGCCAGCGCGGGATTTTGCTGACGATATAGTCCAGGGTAGGCTCGAAGCAGGCATAGGTCTGGCCTGTAACCGGGTTGACGATTTCGTCAAGCGTGTAGCCCAGCGCAATCTTG
This window encodes:
- the carB gene encoding carbamoyl-phosphate synthase large subunit, producing the protein MPKNDKLKKILVIGSGPIVIGQAAEFDYAGTQACQALKEEGVEVVLINSNPATIMTDTNMADKVYIEPITLEFVTGIIRQERPDGLLPTLGGQTGLNMAVELARAGVLQQENVKLLGTQLESIEKAEDRDLFRDLMRELDQPVPESTIVTTLEEAMSFAEGIGFPLIVRPAYTLGGTGGGICDNEEELRETVKAGIRYSPIGQCLVEKSIAGLKEVEYEVMRDKNDNCIVVCNMENFDPVGIHTGDSIVVAPSQTLSDREYQMLRSASLKIIRALNIEGGCNVQFALDPQSFQYYVIEVNPRVSRSSALASKATGYPIAKMAAKIALGYTLDEIVNPVTGQTYACFEPTLDYIVSKIPRWPFDKFTHANRKLGTQMKATGEVMAIGRTFEESIHKAIRSLEIGVHRFRLPGAESLEDSVLHARLAKADDERLFLIAEAFRRGMTLQEIQDMTNIDWWFLSKIEGLVSFEEVIRGEASLTPETLYQAKRKGFTDKAIAEIRAEGNPAGELTKESEVRVFRLQQGLVPVFKMVDTCAAEFEASTPYYYSTYETENEVIHSDKQKVIVLGSGPIRIGQGIEFDYSTVHAVWAIQKAGYEAVIINNNPETVSTDFNTSDRLYFEPLFFEDVMNVIAQENPIGVIVQFGGQTAINLAAPLSAAGVNILGTSLASIDEAENRKKFEALLSRLNIAQPKGKTVINIDQAVETAQALGYPVLVRPSYVLGGRAMEIVYNDTELLSYMVEAVKVNPEHPVLIDRYMLGKEVEVDAICDGDTVVIPGIMEHVERAGVHSGDSIAVYPPQYLDEGLKQQIADITIRIAKELKTIGLLNIQFVIYQNEVYVIEVNPRSSRTVPFLSKVTGIPMAHLATKIILGSKLKDDGYTEGLWPESDYVSVKVPVFSFAKLRRVEPTLGPEMKSTGEVMGRDKLYAKALYKGLIGAGMKIPATGAIIVTVADKDKAEAVQLMRGFHAMGYKIIATGGTASALEEAGLNVMNVNKLDEGEPTILDLIRSGQANFVFNTLTKGKTPERDGFRIRREAVENGVVCMTSLDTVTALLIMLQTINFSSESMPAFIGQ
- the pyrF gene encoding orotidine-5'-phosphate decarboxylase encodes the protein MARRLMVALDYPDVAQARVLMKQLAGISCYMKVGMQLFYAAGPEFIRELKASGYAVFLDVKMHDIPNTVKGGAESLTRLGADMFNVHAAGGTAMMEAAVAGAAAAVASDAALRMPQIIAVTQLTSTSRDVMNGEIGIAGEVADTVVRYAKLAAAAGLAGVVASPQESAAVAAACGPDFCTVTPGIRPAGAALGDQSRVMTPGQAIRQGSHYLVVGRPITAAEDPRQAVLSIIKEMSEA